The genomic segment AGAAGACTCATGAATGTAGGAATTTCTCTCTTAATTTGAAGCTGTTTGCTTTCAACCACTATTTAAGATGAATCACTCTTCATATGGTTGACATTCGCCATATATATACCAATGTTTACTGAGATCAATTTGTTTGAGAATTTTTGCTCATTTTCTTTTTGCTGCTTTGGCACAGGACTTAGCAGCTAATGGTAAGTGTTCATTGCTTGTGGCTAGAGGTCCCGATGATAGGACAGATTTATTGATAACTCTGCATAAAGATATTAGCTTCAAGAGTTAGGAATATGAATAGAGCTAATGTACTAGAGTTACTTGCATTTCTTATAATAAGGTACCTTCTTAGTGCtaccataatttatttaaaattcagTTAAATTATGTATCTGTGGCTGTGCTTTTATCAATTATTTATGATTGTCCAAGCTTTTAATTTGGCTGATTTTCATTCCTATTAGGAGGATATCAAGGTTCCCAATGAAACAATTTTATCAAATTTGACTGAGAAAGTTCATTTTGTCATCATATTGTTTACGTTAGGAGAGATATTGGGATTAAAGTGATGCTCAGATTTCTTTTCTAAGTTGTTAATTGTATAGTTAGGAAATATAGTTAACATGATTAAGTTTCTAGATTACTTGCATTATGGGGTGGAGGAGCTACTACCAAGAAAATATTTAATCCAGTACcgtgattaatcaattcaaatgaaCTTGAGTAATTTTTCAATTCAAGTGAACTTCATGTATATCAAACTTTTTTTCTAAATTTATGATTGTTAAAGTTTATTTTTATATAGATGTTGTTGTTGGCTTTCTTATTGTTTCTATTATATATGATATTGCAGCTGAAAAGATTTTGGGATTAACAGATTTTGTACAACACTTTAGGTAATGAAAGGGCAATGAAATATAGCAAAGAAGGACATTTTATGATTGTAAGATATAAGTTATCATTTGTGATGCAGGTTATATAATGTAACAAGTAGTAAGATACTTTCCAAGTTTGAGGCTTTTATAGGATGTGCATTTGAGTTAGCTCTCTATATTGTGAGACTAATGGGAACAATTTGAAATATGCATGATCTCAAGAAAAAGCCAAAGTATTTGATGACTTTCACAGTTGGCCTTGACCAGAAAAACAATATTGATGCAGCAGTTAAGAAGGTATTAACTGGGTCGTCCAGTCCTTGTATTTTGTATAGTATACAAGTTATAACTAGGCTTTTCTAATTTTAGTGGAGTATAGGGACCGGggtattgatattgattcttatTTTTGTCATAGCTTTATGAGGATTTTATGATTATGCTTTTTCACTATGATGACCGGGTTACTGAATGGGATGAATTTGAATGGTTGAAGAATGCAATTCACGTTAGTGTCAGAAAGCAAACAAAATGGTAAGATTATATTGTTATTTTTTCCTTTTTGGTTTCTCACCTAAATTAGGTTTTGAACATATAGATAATTTTTCATCAGTTCTTACCTTCTTTGCTGTATTTAAACTTCTCATTATTCTAATTGTGACACTTTTACACGTGTTGCAGGTGGTATGCAAAAAGGTTTTTGCATCCTGATATCGTAGCAGCTtatgaatatatttttatatgggATGAAGATCTGGGAGTAGAGCACTTTAATAGAAGCATGTAAGTTTCTGTTTGACAATTCATTTTTCTCCATTGAATCCCTTTATTAAATGATTCTTCCAATGGACCATCATAATCATAATTAACCAGGTACATTGAGCTGGTTAAGAAACATGGTTC from the Humulus lupulus chromosome X, drHumLupu1.1, whole genome shotgun sequence genome contains:
- the LOC133804840 gene encoding uncharacterized protein LOC133804840, which encodes MHDLKKKPKYLMTFTVGLDQKNNIDAAVKKLYEDFMIMLFHYDDRVTEWDEFEWLKNAIHVSVRKQTKWWYAKRFLHPDIVAAYEYIFIWDEDLGVEHFNRSMYIELVKKHGSEISQPGLEPNNGLTWEMTKRRGDQEVHK